One Ctenopharyngodon idella isolate HZGC_01 chromosome 9, HZGC01, whole genome shotgun sequence DNA window includes the following coding sequences:
- the wu:fc50b12 gene encoding p53-induced death domain-containing protein 1, producing the protein MPNKAQEDAVINMKSVQEIAKQLGFEWTVLAFELGFTRNEVRQFHATSKEKRVQAQRMLESWYERSWDKPNKTKLLQDGLERAGRRDLAERLRCLHWGHQKLSRRVELPSAFPFIITVHKTIDNKDALSRINVLNRSYN; encoded by the exons ATGCCAAACAAAGCACAAGAG GATGCTGTGATCAATATGAAATCCGTGCAGGAGATTGCTAAGCAGTTAGGGTTTGAATGGACCGTTCTGGCATTTGAACTTGGATTCACCAGAAATGAAGTCAGACAGTTTCATGCAACATCCAAAGAAAAGAGGGTTCAGGCTCAGAGAATGCTGGAATCATG GTATGAGCGTTCCTGGgacaaaccaaacaaaaccaagCTGCTGCAGGACGGTCTTGAGCGGGCGGGCCGTCGTGACCTGGCTGAGAGGCTGCGCTGCCTGCACTGGGGTCACCAAAAGCTCAGCCGCAGAGTCGAGCTGCCTTCTGCCTTCCCCTTCATCATTACCGTCCACAAGACTATAGACAACAAAGACGCCTTGAGCAGGATAAATGTGCTTAATCGCAGTTATAACTAA